The following proteins come from a genomic window of Heyndrickxia acidicola:
- a CDS encoding acetamidase/formamidase family protein: MYRVERKHLIYTMSDQNKPVLYVENGATVVFETCDCFEDQITSPDTPYHSLDWDRINPAAGPVFIEEAEPGDILEVKIEKIDLAEQGVMMTGPGLGVLGEELGENKIQMVPIKNEKVTLFDKVEVPVNKMIGVIGTAPANGESISCGTPDKHGGNMDSKVISEGSTLYLPVNVPGALLAMGDLHAAMGDGEVSVCGVEVAGEVTVIVNVIKGKQWKVPMVKTEQALYAIASEKSLDDAAVTATKNMAAFLESEAGMSKHDAVFLQSISGNLQISQVVDPLKTARFELPISIIQQLGIKI; this comes from the coding sequence ATGTACCGAGTAGAGAGAAAACATTTAATTTACACAATGTCAGATCAAAACAAACCTGTTCTTTATGTAGAGAATGGCGCAACAGTCGTATTTGAAACCTGTGATTGTTTTGAAGATCAGATTACTTCACCGGATACACCTTATCATTCATTGGACTGGGACCGTATTAATCCAGCAGCAGGCCCTGTTTTCATTGAAGAAGCTGAACCTGGAGATATCCTGGAAGTAAAAATTGAAAAGATTGACTTAGCTGAACAGGGTGTAATGATGACAGGTCCAGGACTTGGGGTGCTTGGAGAAGAATTAGGTGAAAACAAAATTCAGATGGTACCAATCAAGAATGAAAAAGTCACTTTATTCGACAAGGTGGAAGTACCAGTAAATAAAATGATTGGTGTAATAGGAACTGCACCGGCGAATGGGGAGTCCATTTCTTGCGGTACCCCAGATAAGCATGGTGGAAATATGGACTCAAAAGTCATTTCCGAGGGATCTACACTTTATTTGCCAGTCAATGTTCCCGGAGCCCTTTTGGCTATGGGCGATCTTCATGCGGCTATGGGGGATGGAGAGGTTTCCGTTTGCGGTGTAGAAGTTGCAGGTGAAGTGACCGTAATTGTAAATGTTATTAAAGGAAAACAGTGGAAGGTTCCTATGGTCAAAACAGAGCAGGCACTCTATGCGATTGCTTCCGAAAAATCTCTTGATGATGCGGCTGTTACTGCAACTAAAAATATGGCTGCCTTTTTAGAATCAGAAGCCGGGATGAGCAAACATGACGCAGTTTTCCTGCAAAGTATTAGTGGAAACTTACAGATTTCACAGGTGGTCGACCCCTTGAAAACGGCACGTTTTGAATTACCAATATCCATTATTCAACAGCTTGGCATAAAAATTTAA